Proteins co-encoded in one Megalops cyprinoides isolate fMegCyp1 chromosome 1, fMegCyp1.pri, whole genome shotgun sequence genomic window:
- the LOC118784620 gene encoding dickkopf-related protein 3-like, whose protein sequence is MSHITQFLLLSLLCLGLSLPSAEGHIWAWMLSIPYSPPEDGPLSPRGTPAADARGSAVVCDNDRACGRGFSCDRHFGLCVPLKQAGQYCRRDAQCVRGLSCMFGKCHRRIPEGQEGARCKVDKDCEGSMCCARHHGEQVCKRRLSRGESCFVPDGGLAFSINQICPCDEGLLCRSSAETPRRE, encoded by the exons ATGTCCCATATCACACAGttcctccttctgtctctgctgtgcctGGGCCTGTCACTGCCCTCGGCAGAGGGACACATCTGGGCCTGGATGCTCTCCATTCCCTACAGTCCACCTGAGGATGGGCCCCTCTCCCCACGGGGCACGCCAGCTGCTGACGCCCGGGGATCTGCG GTGGTGTGCGACAACGACCGTGCCTGTGGAAGGGGGTTCTCCTGCGACCGGCACTTTGGACTGTGCGTGCCCCTCAAGCAGGCGGGGCAGTACTGCCGACGGGATGCCCAGTGCGTGCGCGGCCTGAGCTGCATGTTTGGGAAGTGTCACCGCAGAATCCCAGAAGGACAGGAAG GAGCCAGGTGCAAGGTGGACAAGGACTGCGAGGGTTCCATGTGCTGTGCGCGGCACCACGGCGAGCAAGTCTGCAAACGCAGGCTGTCGCGTGGAGAGAGCTGCTTTGTGCCCGACGGTGGCCTGGCGTTCAGCATTAACCAGATCTGCCCTTGCGACGAGGGGCTTCTGTGCCGCAGCAGCGCCGAGACGCCCCGCAGAGAGTGA